AAATTTTAGTTCATATGCATCCAAACTCAGTTCGGTTCAAAAGAACGAATGGACAAAAGTAAAAGGACGCTTCCAAGAAGTGGTGTTTGCAGAACCTGTAGAGCAGTTGTTGTATATGGCTGCGGAGTCTCTTAACAATGAGGTTATCAATGCTGACATGCAGGTATCTAGTATTTATGCAATGGCTCTAAAGTGTAAGCTTATAGTGCCGACACTCAAAGAAGAGACGATACGAAAACTCTTTCCTTTAGATGCATTTTCTGCAGTAATACTCACAAAGGCTATTCAAAAATATGGCCAGAATGAACGTTCTTTGTTTTCATTTCTGAATGCTAATGGATCTCATGCTCTGAATTCTTTTGAGCCTACGCCTACTTGTACATATAATTTGAGTATAGTTTATGATTATCTTGTAGCTTATTTCCATTCATATTTGTCTGATGCAAATGCAGATTCAATGGGATGGAGAGCTATCCTTGTAGCCATAGAACGTGTGGAAACTGCCGACTGGAAGACTACTCAATTAATGGAGGAAGCAATAAAGACAATAAAAGCAATCGGTCTTCTCAATATTTTTGGAGGGGCGGGATTCTCTATGTCAAAGAATGAGCTTGTCGATTATATGAAACAAGCTATGTCAATAGATTTTGCAGAAAATTTACTAGATGAACTGATTCGACGTCGTATTATAAGGTATGCAGAGTACAAATCACGATTTATCCTGTTTGAAGGGACTGATGTAAACATTGAAGATGAAATTATAAAAGCTTCGACTATTGTATCTATTCCAACGAACCCTGTTGATTCTCTTAGAGACATTTTAGGCAATCATATAGTTCCTGTTAAGGCATATTATTACTATAGTGGTACACCTCGCTATTTTGAGTATCTTCTCTCTGAAAGTCCTTTGGATTTAATTCCAGTTGGAGAAGTTGATGGGTTTATTGAATTAATTTTCTCAACAAATGAAAATACAACAGATGAGGTACGAAAGTTTAGTGCAAATTGCGAATATGCACGTGTATTTGCAGTTTTCAACAATACAGAATCTTTTATTTTACATTTGCACAAAATACAGATTTATGACTATATCATTCAAAAAACTTTGATAGATAAGACTGATCATATTGCCTTACGTGAAATTAACAATCTAAAGTCATATGAACATAACTTGTTAAAAAAAGAGCTTAAAGAAAGCCTATTCTCATATAATGGACACGTCGTCTGGTTCTACAAGGGAGAAGAAAAGATAATAAAGAATCAGCGAGACTTCAATTCTTTATTATCTTATGTTTGCAAGGATGTTTATCCTCTTAGTCCTGTTATAAGTAATGAACTTATTAATCGTCATAAACTGAGCGGAAGCATATCTGCCGCACGTATAAAATACTTACAAGCCCTTATTGGTGAATCAGAAAAAGACGATTTTGGATGGGACAAAGAGAAATGCCCTCCAGAGAAATCAATCTATTACACTCTACTCAAAACGACGGGCTTACACAAAGGCGGAGAATTTGCAGAAGAGCCGACAGTAGATAGCATTATGCCCTTATGGAATGCCTGTGAGAGTTTTCTTCGTAGTACTCAAGATAAATCGCGAAAAATATCTGAACTGATTAAGATGCTATCCGAAAAACCCTACAAGGTAAAGATGGGAGTATTGGATTTCTGGATTCCTACATATTTGTATATGAAGCGGCTTGACTATTCTCTATTTGGAAGTAATGGTATGTATATCCCGGAAGTCAATATGGAATTCTTTGATTTATTAAAGAAGCATCCTTCAGATTTTAGTATAAAGGCATATACAGAAGATGGTGTAAAAATAAAATTCTATAACCAATATCGAAGGTTTATCAATGTAAGTGAAGACGAAAAGATTAAAGGAGACAAGTTTATAGAAACAATAAAACCTTTCTTTTCTTTTTATAGCCGTCTGAATGATTATGCTAAATACACACGTAAATTTGACAATATTACAACTCTTCGTTTTCGAGATGTATTGGCTAAAGCCAAGGATCCGGAGAAGACGTTTTTTGAGGATTTACCTGAAGCTTTAGGATACGATAAAAAATCTCTTGACAATGAGGTGTTTGTAAAAAATTATTGCAATCTCATCCAAAAGGCTGTGAGAGAACTTCGTTCGTGTTATAATGCGCTAATAGATCGAATAGAAGGACAATTAATCGAAAGGCTTGAACTACAAGGATATGAATATTCAGATTACATCATTGAGATTCGTCATCGTCTTTCACATATAAAAGAACATCTCCTGTCGGACAAGCAACATGATTTTTATAATCACGTTATGACAATATTCGACAATCGACAAGAATGGTTTCAAAGTATTGCATATGCTGCTCTGGATCAACCTCTTGAGCGTTTAAAAGATGACCAAGAGGAACAACTAATAGATAATATCGTATATCTCTTCCGTGAGTGTGAGAAACACTCTATTGTTTCTGAAGCCATGTCTTTTCAAATAAATGCTGAAGAGAGAAAACGCTCTAAAGAGTTAGAAACGAAAATAGAGAAGCTATTGTCAGAGGATGTTAATCTCAATATCTATGCTTTGATGAATTTATTGAAAAAGAAAATGAAATGACAAACGTAAGACATATACTCGGCATATCAGGAGGCAAAGATAGTGCTGCCCTTTCTATCTATCTAAAGCAGAAATATCCTCAGATGAAGATAGAGTATTACAATTCTGACACGGGTTGCGAGTTGGAAGAGACCGAGAGGCTAATAGATAAACTTGAAGCCTATTTAGGGAGTATTAAGCGATTACGTGCAGCAGAAAGGAGTCCCGAAGCAACTCCCTTTGACCACTTTCTGAAAGCCTGTGGTGGATTTCTTCCATCTCCACAAGCTCGATGGTGTACGCAAAAAATGAAATTAGCTGAATTTGAACAATATGTTGGAGATGATTATGCGGTATCTTATGTCGGCATACGCGGTGATGAAAATCGTGATGGATACATCTCCTCAAAGCCCAATATCCAAGCGGTCTTTCCTTTCCGAAGAAATATTTGGAGCATTGACATTATTAATAAGATTCTCCATAATGATCAGCGGGAACAACTAATTGATATCTATAATCATTTTTATTCGGAGTCCCAGCAAGAAAAAATTATGGGAATATTAAAAAGACCACTTAGTAAACAGTTTTATTATTCTAAAACGCTTAATGCTTTACTTGACATTGACGTAAAATTATTCAACCGCGTAGTTTTTGAGTATCTAAAGACCACAGACTACCCAGTGGGAAAATTGGATTCATTTCCACTAATAGATAATGATGAAGTTCTCGTCAAGGAGGATATATTTCGTTTGTTGCACGAAAGTGGAGTTGGAGTTCCTGCATATTACGAAAAGATACCTTTTGAAGTTGATGGAAAGATTGGAACATATTGTCGAAGCCGTTCAGGCTGTTATTTCTGTTTCTACCAGCAGAAAATTGAATGGGTTTGGCTTTATGAACAGCATCCTGACCTATTTAAAAAAGCAATGGAATACGAAAAAGATGGTTACACCTGGAATCAAGGTGAGAGTTTGGAAGACTTAATTAAGCCTGAACGTATACGTCAAATTAAGTTAGATGCTATTAAACGACAAGAACAAAGAGCAAAGATGAACAGCAATTCTTTGTTGGTAGATATATTCACGGACGATGATAATGACGTTTTATGTGCAAATTGTTTTATATAGAAAGTATGGATGCGCAGAAAGAAATAAAGAAAGTCGGTTTTACTGTAGATGCTGGACTTATTCAAAGATTGGGATATGAATTGGTCGGTCGTGCAGAAACAGCTGTATCGGAATTGATTAAAAATTCCTATGATGCTGATGCAACGGTAGTTGATGTAGATTTTATTGATTCAAATGAAATTGGCGGAAAACTATTCATCTCAGATAATGGTGCCGGTATGTCAGAGAGTCAGTTGATTAATGGATTTATGAGAATTTCATCGACTGATAAAGTGCATAATCCTACTTCTGCAAGATTGCATAGGACAAAAGCTGGTAAAAAAGGTATTGGTCGATTCGCGGCTCAACGATTGGGAGAAAAATTGGTTATTGTTACACAAACTAAAGAATCTAAAAGTGCTATCCGGATTGAAATTGATTGGAATGAGTATTCGATAGACAGAGATTTAACATCTATCACTTTCCCTATTGAAACTGTTCAAAAAGAAAAATCTGAAGGTACAGTTATTGAGATCCACAGTCTTAGAGAGAGATGGACCGAAGCTGCTATTAAACGCATTTATAGATATGTCTTAGATTTATTTCAACCGGATTATTTGTCTGAACGAAGTAAAATCGACAGTATTGCAGTTCAAAACGAAGAGTCGTTCAAAGTGAATTTCAACTTAGTTTTCAATGATAAAAAGTATCCATTTCTAAACGACCAAATTTCTGTGTTCGATAAATCCTTAGCTGTTTTTGAAGGCTATATTAATAAGGAACATTGTGGGCTGGTAAACGTAAAAAGTGATAGTTTACACATCAATGATATTCTTGAAATTGAACACAAAGAAGATGATAACAAGTTTTCTGCTCTTTCAGATGTTTATTTTAAAATTCATTACTTCATTTACGATAGACCTCAATATTATGGAGATAAGCTTTCTGGTCTTGAATTAAAAAAAATACAAGAATTATCAAAAACAATTGGTGGTGTTAGGTTATATAGAAATGGATTCAGAGTATTACCATACGGAGAACCAAAGGATGATTGGACAAACATTGACAAACGTTGGAGCACGGAGTCTGGAAAAACAAATATCCCTCTAAACAATCAGAATTTGTTTGGCTTTGTGGAAATAATTGACCCAACAGGTGATATATTTGAAGAAACAGCTAGTCGAGAAGGGCTAATAGAAAATGAAGCATTCCACCAGTTGTCTGATTTTATTAACAAATCTCTTATTGCCGTTAGAGGTCGGATTGCAGAGAAAATAAAATGCTTCAAAGGCAGCCAAAACAATGATGATTTTACTCAAAATTCAGAGAAAAAAGAGCAAACAACTCTGGAAATGTTCGAAAAATTAAAGAAGATCCTTGACTATAAATCTGATCAAAATACAGAAAAACAGAATAGCGAACAATTCTCAGAAAATGACAGAGAAGAAGGGTTGGAAATTATAAAAAAACTGGAAAATCTAATTGAAGAAGCAGGAATGCTTCGAGTATTAGCCGGTTTAGGTCTTACGATTGGAGAATTTACACATGAGATGAAGCAATTCCATTCATCTGTTTATGGATATATCAGCAAATTAAATCAGATGCAACTTGCGGTTGAGGTACAGAGCCAATTAGATGGAATAAAAACAGATTTCGATAACCTATTTAGTTATACTGAGTATTTTGGAACAACGATATCTCAAAATATAAATAGAAAGAAATCACCAATAGATTTGTTGGCAACTTTGGATAGATTTTGCAACATAATAAAAAATGACTTGGAAAAAAATCAAATTGAGCTCCAAATTACTGCATTTGACTTTGATGCTATCACAATACCTATGCACAGTTCTGAATGGAATTCAATTTTGTATAATTTATACACAAATTCAAGAAAAGCCATAAAGAGGGCAAAAGTGGCAGGTAAAATTTTGGTCGAAGTTGGCGTTGAAAATGAAGATACGTTTATCAACTTTCACGATAATGGAGACGGTATCCCAAAGGAAAATGAACATAGGATTTTTAATGCATTCTTTTCAACTTCTACACCTGCAAGTTTTGACGCTCCTAACGAAGAACAGTTGATTGGGACAGGTCTTGGACTAAAAATAGTAAAAGACATTGTGGTTTCATACAAAGGGAATGTCTGTGTTGTATCCCCCAATCAAGGATATTCTACGTGCTTAAAAATTACGATTAGTAAAAACAAATAAACATTTTCTATGACAACAAAATTCTATTATATTGACGACGATCCTAATTCTCAAAATAAAGTACAAGGTTTTGAGAATGAAGATTTAGACATTGTTGCAATGCAACATAAAGACTCTTGGGAAGAAGAATTTTCGTTCTTGAACGATGAGAAAGACCAATTTGATGGGATAATTCTTGATTTGAAACTTGATGATTTACCAAATAGTAATGGTAAAAGAGCCGATTTTCGAGGAACTTCTCTTGCACAAGAAATTAGGACGAGACAAAAAGAGGGAAGCATGAATAGTTTCCCGATTATCCTGTTTTCTGCGAATGATAAAACCCAACAAGCATTGGAAAATTCGGGAAAAGATTTGTTTGATATTCTTATCAATAAATCAATGTTGGATGACATTGCATTTTCTCGTTTTACTCCTCAATTAATTGATTTATCTGATGGCTACAAGCGTTTGACGGATTCTTCATTAGCAATAATAAACGAGGTCTTGCAAATTGATGAAATGATTCTTGACAGTAGATTTGTTGGCGAGTATAATAAAAACAAGGAGTGTCCAGTACATATTCAATCAAGATTCTTAATTACAGAATTTTTGACAAAACAGGGATTAGTAATTGATGAAGATGTACTTGCAGCAAGACTTGGTATTGATAAGTCTAATTCTGATGATTGGCCTAATTTGTTGAAAAGATTATCGGAAGCCAAGTATCAAGGTGTGTTTTGCAATGGGTGGCCTCGTTGGTGGATGCAATTGGTGGAACAATGGTGGACTGAAACTATCAAAGCTGAAACTTTTTTGCGTTCGACACCTGCAGCCGAAAGAGTTGAAAAGATAAAAGAAGTTACTGAACTACCAGGATTAGTTGCCGCAAAAAAAATAGACAAGTCAGAAAGTGACGAATTCTGGACTGTTTGCAAAGGTTTTGGTCAGCCATTAGATCCAATAGATGGAATGTTAATCCAAGGCCAAGATAATTTGTATTCTTGGCAAGAACCTGAATATGTTTCAATTGAAGCTGCACTATGGAGAAAAAACATTGATAACTGGGTAAGCGTTGCAGATATTGAAAAAGAAAAATATGAAAATTTGAAAGTATTGTATTCACGCAAAAAGCAATAAGATATGGGAAACTATGCAACGGAAATACAAAATATTGCAACCATTCTCAAGAAGAATAGACTATGTTCTGACACTTCCCCATTAACTAATGGTTACAATAATGGAAAATGCAATGTCGCAAAGCTGAAATTCAATATAAGTAATGTTCCACGGAATACGAAACCCGCAGTAGATTTCTTGGCTGTTATTTTAGATGTTGCTTTCGATGAAAAAACGGGTACAGACATTCCCGTTACTAATTATTTTTTTAAGGTAACAGTTGAAGGACTAGATGGTAGTAATAATGTAAAATCGTCTTGGCATTTGGATTATGATAGCAATAATGGGCAAGATTATGTTCATCCTTATTTCCATTTAACTTGGGGTGGTGATACAATAAAAAAAATGAATTTAGGGAATGTATTGCTTTTGCCAACTCCTCGAATTTCATACCCGCCTATGGATATTATATTGGGGATAGATTTTGTACTTTCTAATTTTGTAAAAGCAGAAATTTACAAGAAAATTCAGAGTGATTCACAATATAAAGCTGCAGTGAAAAAGGCACAAGAAAAACTATGGAAACCTTATATGTTGTCATTAGCTCATCATTGGTGTAAAAATATATGTTCTAATGTTCATTTGAATACTATTACTGCTACGAATTTCCATCCAACATTGATATAGGTTAATTGCAATGCTAAAAGAAGTGATATTTCCAGCACACCGCCATTTTAAATCGCGGACAGAGTGGGAACCTATAGGCTTCTTCTCTGATTGTTTGTGTAATGCCACTAGATTTGATTTAATGTTAGGGTTCTTTTCCTCTTCTGCAATTAATATCTTAGCTGATGGTTTCGCATCGTTTCTATATAATGGTGGACGTATGAATCTAATTGTAAACGACATTCTGACTGAGCAAGATAAAAATGCCATTGCCAGTGGTGAACTTGATTTGTACATACCATTTTTCGATATAACTGACATCGAAAAACTAAAAAATATATTGTCAGAACGAGATACTCATTTCTTCGAATGCCTTGCCTGGCTTATCCGCAACAATCGGCTTGACATTAGAATTATTGCCCCAAAAGATGGCATTGGTATTTCGCACACCAAAACAGGTATTTTTAGTGATGGAGTGAATAAAGTCTGTTTCGATGGCTCTTGCAACTTTTCACGGTCGGCATTGATTGACAATATCGAAAGCCTTACGGCTTTCTGCGATTGGGACGGCAATCCAGCATCCGCTACCATAAATAAAATCAACGGAGAGTTTGAACTTGTGTTTACAGGCAAAGATGAGAATGTTGTTTTTGTTCCAACCGACAGAGTGAAAACCCATATTGCAGAATCGTTCAAAAATAAGGAACTGAAGGATTTACTGGAAGATGAATACAAGTTTATTCAGCAGGATATTGCTGATAAGTTATTGCCAAAATCTGTGACTAAGGCGTTGGAAAAAGCCAAAAACAAAGTTGAGTTCGAGATAGAGAGAATCAAGAAGCAAGGCGAAACTATTGAGTCAATTGATTTTGGTAAGCCTAGTTTCCCATACGAATCTGGTCCACGTGAATATCAGAAACAAGCATTTGAGAATTGGAAGCATAATAAGCAGAAAGGCTTGTTTGTAATGGCGACAGGTACGGGCAAAACTATTACCTCTCTGAATTGTCTTCTTGAGATCTACAACAAGTTAGGCTACTACAAAGCCATTATCCTTGTTCCGACCATTACACTTGTCGAACAATGGGAATCTGAATGTAAAAAGTTCAATTTTAGAACAATCATAAAAGTTTGCTCAAAGTATAACAATTGGAAATCGGCGGTGGCTAATCTTCGCTTGCTCGAAATGACGAACGCCAGCAATGATTTGTCATACATTATCATATCAACTTACGCATCGTTTGTCCGTTCCAATGTTTTTATGGAATTGAACCAATTCCCCAAAAATAAACTTTTATTTATCGCTGACGAGGCTCACAATATGGGTGGCGGATTGATGGCTCAGCGCCTTTCTGATATAAAATATTTGCGTCGCATAGGACTTTCTGCTACACCCGAAAGGCAGTTTGATGATACGAGTAACCGAAAACTGATGGATTTCTTTGGCTGTGCCAACAATTACACCTTTGAATATTCAATGGCTGAAGCCATTCAAAAAGGTGCTTTGTGCCGTTATTATTACTATCCACACATTGTTCGACTGACCGAAAACGAAATGGCTGATTATGTTGAACTTTCAAAAAAGATAGTCAAAATAATGGGCTTTCACGATGAGGAAAGTTTGAAACGATTGAAAATGCTTTTACTAAAACGCAAACGTATCATTCACAAAGCAGCCAACAAGTTGTCCGCTTTCCAACAGATTGTTCAACAGCGTATGGAAGAAAAGAACAGTCTGAAATACACGTTGGTCTATGTTCCAGAAGGCAACAAGCCCGACAATTTCGAGGCAGATATTTTCGATCAATCCGACACCATCGATTCCGACCCTGAAACAGAACATCTGATTGACGTTTTCACTCGCATTGTCCGTGATATGAATTCTCATATCATTGTCCGTCAGTTTACTTCTGAATCAACCGACCGCGATGCCATGCTCAAAGGCTTTACCGATGGCAACATTGATGTGCTTACCTCGATGAAGTGTTTGGATGAAGGTGTTGATGTGCCGCGAAGCGAATTGGCTATATTCTGTGCAAGCACAGGGAACCCACGCCAATTCATTCAACGCCGTGGTCGTGTCCTACGTACACACAAAGACAAACGCTTCGCCATCATTCACGACCTCATCGTAATACCTGACAATGTGTTTGATGAAGAATGCTACGCTTTGGAGAAAAGCCTTGTGCAAAGCGAGTTGAGACGTGTCCGTGATTTTGCATTATTGTCAGAGAATCTGAATGATACCGACAACGAACTGCAAGAAGTATTAAATCATTATAATTTATCCATATTTAATTAGTGAAATATGAGTACATATAAAACAAACGGTGATAAGATTTTACAGGCTGTAATTGCTGATGAACAGCTTCTCAATTTCTATGGCTACAATCCCGATAATTTCAGGTCAATTTCAGAAGCCTTGGATTCTGAAATAGCAGTAATCCAAGCCATAGCACAAATTATCAACCGAAATGAGCAAAAAGCTACCGAAAGGGAAATCTACAATGAAGTCAGTAACTTTTTAAAAGCAAACATATGATTATCAAAGATATAAAAATAAATAACTTCCGTAGTTACTACGGAAGCAATAACCTTTCGTTATCAAAAGGTCTAACTTTGGTTATCGGAGATAATGGTGATGGTAAAACGACCTTATTTGAAGCGTTGGAATGGCTGTTCGACACGACGGGCGAGAACAGAAAAGATTCACACATTTCCGAAAAGCGTAAATCAGAATTAGAAATTGGTGAAAGTGATGAGGTCTCGGTAAGCATAACCTTTGAACATGATGGTGAGAAAGAGATAGAAAAGAGTTTCACTTTTGAGAGAATATCCGGAGACAACATTCGTACAAAGGATTACAAGTTTGTCGGATATTCCATTGTTGGTGCGGAACGTCATTCCATAGCCGGCGACAAGCTGTTGAATGGGTGTTTTGAGCCTGTCTTACGCAAATATTGTTTGTTCAAAGGGGAAAACGAACTCAATGTTTTCGACAATGACACTGCGTTGAAAACGTTGGTTGATACGTTTTCGGGAATCAGGGATTTTGACAAATTGGTTGATTTGACATCAAATTTTGAGCAAAGCTCTGCAAGAGCGGCAAACCGTGAATTGCAAAACGATAAGAAAGTATCGAAGCAAGCGAAAGAATTGAATACACAACTGAATGATGTTACAAACGACATTCAAAGCATCAAGACAGAACTCAATCAAAAGAAAATCTCAATCAATGAATTTTCGTCGAAGTTGGAATTGCTAGAAAAGAACCAAGAAACATCGGAACGCTACCAAGCCATAAAAGAACGTATCAAAGGGTTGAAAGACAAGCAGGCGAAGTTGGTGGCGTGGTCATCGTGCGAGTACAGCACTAACTTGTTGGATGAATATTGGATTTTACGTTCCTTCCCTGCAATCATAAAAGAGTTTTCCGCAAAAGTTTCTGCTTTGAGCAAAGAGAAACGAAGACTTGACAAAC
The nucleotide sequence above comes from Segatella oris. Encoded proteins:
- a CDS encoding DEAD/DEAH box helicase family protein, which produces MLKEVIFPAHRHFKSRTEWEPIGFFSDCLCNATRFDLMLGFFSSSAINILADGFASFLYNGGRMNLIVNDILTEQDKNAIASGELDLYIPFFDITDIEKLKNILSERDTHFFECLAWLIRNNRLDIRIIAPKDGIGISHTKTGIFSDGVNKVCFDGSCNFSRSALIDNIESLTAFCDWDGNPASATINKINGEFELVFTGKDENVVFVPTDRVKTHIAESFKNKELKDLLEDEYKFIQQDIADKLLPKSVTKALEKAKNKVEFEIERIKKQGETIESIDFGKPSFPYESGPREYQKQAFENWKHNKQKGLFVMATGTGKTITSLNCLLEIYNKLGYYKAIILVPTITLVEQWESECKKFNFRTIIKVCSKYNNWKSAVANLRLLEMTNASNDLSYIIISTYASFVRSNVFMELNQFPKNKLLFIADEAHNMGGGLMAQRLSDIKYLRRIGLSATPERQFDDTSNRKLMDFFGCANNYTFEYSMAEAIQKGALCRYYYYPHIVRLTENEMADYVELSKKIVKIMGFHDEESLKRLKMLLLKRKRIIHKAANKLSAFQQIVQQRMEEKNSLKYTLVYVPEGNKPDNFEADIFDQSDTIDSDPETEHLIDVFTRIVRDMNSHIIVRQFTSESTDRDAMLKGFTDGNIDVLTSMKCLDEGVDVPRSELAIFCASTGNPRQFIQRRGRVLRTHKDKRFAIIHDLIVIPDNVFDEECYALEKSLVQSELRRVRDFALLSENLNDTDNELQEVLNHYNLSIFN
- a CDS encoding phosphoadenosine phosphosulfate reductase → MTNVRHILGISGGKDSAALSIYLKQKYPQMKIEYYNSDTGCELEETERLIDKLEAYLGSIKRLRAAERSPEATPFDHFLKACGGFLPSPQARWCTQKMKLAEFEQYVGDDYAVSYVGIRGDENRDGYISSKPNIQAVFPFRRNIWSIDIINKILHNDQREQLIDIYNHFYSESQQEKIMGILKRPLSKQFYYSKTLNALLDIDVKLFNRVVFEYLKTTDYPVGKLDSFPLIDNDEVLVKEDIFRLLHESGVGVPAYYEKIPFEVDGKIGTYCRSRSGCYFCFYQQKIEWVWLYEQHPDLFKKAMEYEKDGYTWNQGESLEDLIKPERIRQIKLDAIKRQEQRAKMNSNSLLVDIFTDDDNDVLCANCFI
- a CDS encoding sensor histidine kinase; the protein is MDAQKEIKKVGFTVDAGLIQRLGYELVGRAETAVSELIKNSYDADATVVDVDFIDSNEIGGKLFISDNGAGMSESQLINGFMRISSTDKVHNPTSARLHRTKAGKKGIGRFAAQRLGEKLVIVTQTKESKSAIRIEIDWNEYSIDRDLTSITFPIETVQKEKSEGTVIEIHSLRERWTEAAIKRIYRYVLDLFQPDYLSERSKIDSIAVQNEESFKVNFNLVFNDKKYPFLNDQISVFDKSLAVFEGYINKEHCGLVNVKSDSLHINDILEIEHKEDDNKFSALSDVYFKIHYFIYDRPQYYGDKLSGLELKKIQELSKTIGGVRLYRNGFRVLPYGEPKDDWTNIDKRWSTESGKTNIPLNNQNLFGFVEIIDPTGDIFEETASREGLIENEAFHQLSDFINKSLIAVRGRIAEKIKCFKGSQNNDDFTQNSEKKEQTTLEMFEKLKKILDYKSDQNTEKQNSEQFSENDREEGLEIIKKLENLIEEAGMLRVLAGLGLTIGEFTHEMKQFHSSVYGYISKLNQMQLAVEVQSQLDGIKTDFDNLFSYTEYFGTTISQNINRKKSPIDLLATLDRFCNIIKNDLEKNQIELQITAFDFDAITIPMHSSEWNSILYNLYTNSRKAIKRAKVAGKILVEVGVENEDTFINFHDNGDGIPKENEHRIFNAFFSTSTPASFDAPNEEQLIGTGLGLKIVKDIVVSYKGNVCVVSPNQGYSTCLKITISKNK